A stretch of the Lineus longissimus chromosome 12, tnLinLong1.2, whole genome shotgun sequence genome encodes the following:
- the LOC135496777 gene encoding exocyst complex component 8-like isoform X1 — MSSEGLGRVLSKSNFDADGFVKNVSQGGEDDLLYTRQKVQVLADDTALALKKNVYKNYSQFIETAKEISILEGEMYQLSHMLTEQKALLNVMKEMSLVSDKADTPKGEEEGEKKEDDTRQQNLAFLLEKVEGCSKQVQNLSPLFVKVEGAARVTEVPGRYLIHASDLTELDSETFSTIQRVHAFLLNDSIMIASWLPQRKGPVKYKYQALYELDNLAVVNVKDVGPVKNAFKILMFPDARMYQAETQKDKRQWLDVLEESKKKKMALDNQKRESVINLKLPESKSLNPFETGANPFEDSNPFDDEDEVDHTPVERPPPPDNHMLLLNWVQEVPEDLDVSIAQRDFEHAVEIITVVNQHLNSAPKTPALMEYRARIEHRVKTLTDVLVSELRVSPERSLRGGPRAARRAVTQLIKLGKSAQACDLFLKNRAAIIKYNLTQVKLEGASSLYIKKFCDVFFSGMTDTVKEFQKAFPDHHGCYSAFLVWIQEEMKEFSVMFRDQVFASNKVNLTTVAECVVIARQHTDELTELGLECTFVLNGLLQPDIEKLIIDNRDQLVEAGKHRAAEDLWRPMNLKTRSAMKIYVEELNEIGLAVVKNHVDDCSISLTNNTLSFSRLYLSFVDDMCKLYTEELQTYIVAALADVFKSQVKQYERSLKAKKFIKDHKFILNNATFLIETVLKLTEEKLRRKTGISSYQMYELHTAMRKLKTISKDATPEMV; from the exons ATGTCGTCCGAAGGCCTGGGGAGGGTCTTGTCAAAATCTAATTTTGATGCTGATGGAT TTGTTAAGAATGTGTCCCAGGGAGGAGAAGATGACTTGTTGTACACGCGACAGAAGGTTCAGGTTTTGGCTGACGACACTGCCTTGGCATTGAAGAAAAATGTCTACAAAAACTATTCGCAGTTCATTGAAACTGCCAAGGAGATTTCAA TCCTTGAGGGGGAGATGTACCAGCTCAGCCACATGCTGACAGAACAAAAAGCTCTGCTGAATGTCATGAAGGAAATGTCTCTGGTCAGTGACAAAG CTGACACGCCGAAAGGGGAGGAGGAGGGAGAAAAGAAGGAAGATGATACTAGACAACAGAATCTTGCTTTCTTGTTGGAGAAAGTAGAAGGTTGTTCA AAACAGGTTCAGAACCTGTCACCCCTCTTTGTAAAAGTGGAAGGTGCAGCT CGAGTGACAGAGGTTCCAGGGCGATACCTGATTCATGCCAGCGATTTGACAGAGCTGGACTCTGAAACGTTCTCAACGATCCAGCGAGTTCATGCGTTCCTTCTCAACGATAGCATCATGATCGCATCGTGGCTGCCACAAAG AAAAGGCCCTGTGAAGTACAAATATCAAGCTCTGTATGAGTTAGACAACCTGGCCGTGGTCAATGTGAAGGATGTCGGACCGGTGAAAAATGCCTTCAAGATTCTTATGTTTCCTGATGCGCGGATGTACCAAGCCGAAACCCAAAAGGATAAA AGACAGTGGCTGGATGTTCTTGAAGAatccaagaagaagaaaatggcatTGGACAATCAGAAGCGCGAGTCGGTGATCAATTTGAAGCTTCCAGAGTCCAAGTCGTTGAATCCATTTGAAACGGGAGCTAACCCTTTTGAAGACAGCAATC CTTTTGATGACGAGGACGAAGTCGACCACACCCCAGTTGAGCGCCCCCCTCCCCCAGACAACCACATGCTCTTGCTCAATTGGGTGCAGGAAGTTCCTGAAGATTTGGACGTCAGCATTGCGCAGCGGGACTTTGAACATGCTGTTGAAATCATTACAGTTG TTAATCAGCATCTGAATAGTGCGCCGAAAACACCAGCACTGATGGAGTACAGGGCAAGAATTGAACATCGTGTTAAAACCCTGACCGATGTCCTTGTGAGCGAGTTGCGGGTGTCGCCAGAGAGGTCGCTGAGAGGTGGGCCCCGTGCGGCAAGGAGAGCGGTCACACAGCTCATCAAACTGGGCAAGTCCGCCCAGGCTTGTGATTTGTTCTTAAAGAATCGAGCAGCGATTATCAAGTACAATCTGACCCAGGTGAAGTTGGAAGGTGCATCGTCGTTGTACATCAAGAAATTCTGTGATGTTTTCTTCTCTGGGATGACAGATACGGTAAAGGAATTTCAAAAGGCATTCCCGGATCACCATGGATGTTATTCAG CATTCCTTGTTTGGATTCAAGAAGAGATGAAGGAGTTTTCTGTGATGTTCCGTGACCAGGTGTTTGCTTCAAACAAGGTGAACCTGACGACCGTGGCTGAATGTGTGGTGATAGCACGCCAACATACAGATGAG TTGACCGAACTTGGCCTGGAGTGCACTTTTGTTCTAAATGGCCTTCTGCAGCCAGATATCGAGAAGCTCATCATCGATAATCGGGATCAGTTGGTAGAGGCTGGCAAACACCGTGCTGCT GAGGACCTCTGGCGCCCGATGAATCTAAAGACCCGGTCGGCTATGAAGATTTACGTGGAGGAACTTAATGAAATAGGACTTGCTGTGGTCAAAAATCATGTCG ATGACTGTAGCATCAGCTTGACCAACAACACCTTGAGTTTTAGTCGGCTGTATCTCAGCTtcgtcgacgacatgtgcaaaCTTTACACGGAGGAACTCCAGACCTATATTGTCGCTGCACTCGCCGACGTCTTCAAGTCACAAGTCAAGCAGTATGAGCGGTCATTGAAGGCGAAGAAATTCATAAAAGAT CATAAATTTATTCTGAACAATGCAACATTCCTGATTGAGACGGTGCTTAAACTAACGGAGGAGAAATTACGACGGAAGACCGGCATTTCATCGTATCAGATGTACGAGCTTCACACGGCTATGAGGAAGTtaaagacgatttcaaaagatGCCACTCCAGAAATGGTATAA
- the LOC135496777 gene encoding exocyst complex component 8-like isoform X2 codes for MSSEGLGRVLSKSNFDADGFVKNVSQGGEDDLLYTRQKVQVLADDTALALKKNVYKNYSQFIETAKEISILEGEMYQLSHMLTEQKALLNVMKEMSLVSDKADTPKGEEEGEKKEDDTRQQNLAFLLEKVEGCSRVTEVPGRYLIHASDLTELDSETFSTIQRVHAFLLNDSIMIASWLPQRKGPVKYKYQALYELDNLAVVNVKDVGPVKNAFKILMFPDARMYQAETQKDKRQWLDVLEESKKKKMALDNQKRESVINLKLPESKSLNPFETGANPFEDSNPFDDEDEVDHTPVERPPPPDNHMLLLNWVQEVPEDLDVSIAQRDFEHAVEIITVVNQHLNSAPKTPALMEYRARIEHRVKTLTDVLVSELRVSPERSLRGGPRAARRAVTQLIKLGKSAQACDLFLKNRAAIIKYNLTQVKLEGASSLYIKKFCDVFFSGMTDTVKEFQKAFPDHHGCYSAFLVWIQEEMKEFSVMFRDQVFASNKVNLTTVAECVVIARQHTDELTELGLECTFVLNGLLQPDIEKLIIDNRDQLVEAGKHRAAEDLWRPMNLKTRSAMKIYVEELNEIGLAVVKNHVDDCSISLTNNTLSFSRLYLSFVDDMCKLYTEELQTYIVAALADVFKSQVKQYERSLKAKKFIKDHKFILNNATFLIETVLKLTEEKLRRKTGISSYQMYELHTAMRKLKTISKDATPEMV; via the exons ATGTCGTCCGAAGGCCTGGGGAGGGTCTTGTCAAAATCTAATTTTGATGCTGATGGAT TTGTTAAGAATGTGTCCCAGGGAGGAGAAGATGACTTGTTGTACACGCGACAGAAGGTTCAGGTTTTGGCTGACGACACTGCCTTGGCATTGAAGAAAAATGTCTACAAAAACTATTCGCAGTTCATTGAAACTGCCAAGGAGATTTCAA TCCTTGAGGGGGAGATGTACCAGCTCAGCCACATGCTGACAGAACAAAAAGCTCTGCTGAATGTCATGAAGGAAATGTCTCTGGTCAGTGACAAAG CTGACACGCCGAAAGGGGAGGAGGAGGGAGAAAAGAAGGAAGATGATACTAGACAACAGAATCTTGCTTTCTTGTTGGAGAAAGTAGAAGGTTGTTCA CGAGTGACAGAGGTTCCAGGGCGATACCTGATTCATGCCAGCGATTTGACAGAGCTGGACTCTGAAACGTTCTCAACGATCCAGCGAGTTCATGCGTTCCTTCTCAACGATAGCATCATGATCGCATCGTGGCTGCCACAAAG AAAAGGCCCTGTGAAGTACAAATATCAAGCTCTGTATGAGTTAGACAACCTGGCCGTGGTCAATGTGAAGGATGTCGGACCGGTGAAAAATGCCTTCAAGATTCTTATGTTTCCTGATGCGCGGATGTACCAAGCCGAAACCCAAAAGGATAAA AGACAGTGGCTGGATGTTCTTGAAGAatccaagaagaagaaaatggcatTGGACAATCAGAAGCGCGAGTCGGTGATCAATTTGAAGCTTCCAGAGTCCAAGTCGTTGAATCCATTTGAAACGGGAGCTAACCCTTTTGAAGACAGCAATC CTTTTGATGACGAGGACGAAGTCGACCACACCCCAGTTGAGCGCCCCCCTCCCCCAGACAACCACATGCTCTTGCTCAATTGGGTGCAGGAAGTTCCTGAAGATTTGGACGTCAGCATTGCGCAGCGGGACTTTGAACATGCTGTTGAAATCATTACAGTTG TTAATCAGCATCTGAATAGTGCGCCGAAAACACCAGCACTGATGGAGTACAGGGCAAGAATTGAACATCGTGTTAAAACCCTGACCGATGTCCTTGTGAGCGAGTTGCGGGTGTCGCCAGAGAGGTCGCTGAGAGGTGGGCCCCGTGCGGCAAGGAGAGCGGTCACACAGCTCATCAAACTGGGCAAGTCCGCCCAGGCTTGTGATTTGTTCTTAAAGAATCGAGCAGCGATTATCAAGTACAATCTGACCCAGGTGAAGTTGGAAGGTGCATCGTCGTTGTACATCAAGAAATTCTGTGATGTTTTCTTCTCTGGGATGACAGATACGGTAAAGGAATTTCAAAAGGCATTCCCGGATCACCATGGATGTTATTCAG CATTCCTTGTTTGGATTCAAGAAGAGATGAAGGAGTTTTCTGTGATGTTCCGTGACCAGGTGTTTGCTTCAAACAAGGTGAACCTGACGACCGTGGCTGAATGTGTGGTGATAGCACGCCAACATACAGATGAG TTGACCGAACTTGGCCTGGAGTGCACTTTTGTTCTAAATGGCCTTCTGCAGCCAGATATCGAGAAGCTCATCATCGATAATCGGGATCAGTTGGTAGAGGCTGGCAAACACCGTGCTGCT GAGGACCTCTGGCGCCCGATGAATCTAAAGACCCGGTCGGCTATGAAGATTTACGTGGAGGAACTTAATGAAATAGGACTTGCTGTGGTCAAAAATCATGTCG ATGACTGTAGCATCAGCTTGACCAACAACACCTTGAGTTTTAGTCGGCTGTATCTCAGCTtcgtcgacgacatgtgcaaaCTTTACACGGAGGAACTCCAGACCTATATTGTCGCTGCACTCGCCGACGTCTTCAAGTCACAAGTCAAGCAGTATGAGCGGTCATTGAAGGCGAAGAAATTCATAAAAGAT CATAAATTTATTCTGAACAATGCAACATTCCTGATTGAGACGGTGCTTAAACTAACGGAGGAGAAATTACGACGGAAGACCGGCATTTCATCGTATCAGATGTACGAGCTTCACACGGCTATGAGGAAGTtaaagacgatttcaaaagatGCCACTCCAGAAATGGTATAA
- the LOC135496859 gene encoding uncharacterized protein LOC135496859, which produces MDGMDSKDNEKSTVNKLMSAGFTIDDEQLKKFRSEITGLKENNEMSLETQNISVAKPSNSLLYQERCDSPSLDPKWQSFLSDVFNRPDNEQLTRKRKSSPTPPTSPDPKKKLTRVQKRRLRKKNSRLERLKNAKDKLDRCSGVSDGARRETSACPSAGPSNRVSQKDCADSRNNSLQNTTGKYLHADRCVSGTNGLSGHLKSGTSEYSTELVATPSCSSGSNQKHGVKRPSSSIGCTTDQSGGVQSKNNCGCDFGSGDDGTHDVDKGAKTLHKSDGKRMKLDSVLGSADDTSGIFVSESEEEEVLVIYDSGLTRSEIVEIVQEKFGQDIQIETGSDSEKGTDRTGIKILDKMHDRVPESSENVSDDSDCKVLTSNGMAKPVSSVSDSELVCDLIISSKGVIKKAATPGKKSTSVSPDRTPCTSAVSSSVPSSSGVWASKENYTEASSSKCTKVSYESSQSIQGGKTENPLGEKPSTSGKSSSQDNECSSTRQTIVQSCRGLKRTIEELESKRPRPEQYVALDCEFVGVGEKGRKSALGRASIVNYYGKVVLDIYSCPEEPITDFRTPWSGIHPYHMKNAVPFESARRRIKQIIEGKIIIGHAIHNDLEVLKIAPSQENIRDTITSAKLKEMMGSNETKCSLKKMARALLDRWIQKGSHCSVEDARASLDLFKLIEQDWDGQLKQTKRRKRGTSETESYLDDAYWLFD; this is translated from the exons ATGGATGGAATGGACTCAAAAGACAATGAGAAGTCTACCGTTAATAAGCTCATGTCGGCAGGATTCACAATTGATGATGAACAGCTCAAAAAGTTTCGATCAGAAATCACAGGGctaaaagaaaacaatgaaatgtcactAGAGACTCAAAATATTTCTGTGGCAAAACCGTCAAATAGTCTTTTATACCAGGAAAGATGTGACTCTCCTTCACTTGATCCAAAATGGCAGAGTTTCTTGAGTGATGTTTTCAATCGCCCCGATAATGAACAGTTGACACGGAAAAGAAAATCAAGTCCCACTCCCCCAACATCACCAGATCCAAAGAAGAAGTTGACCAGGGTTCAGAAACGGAGGCTGCGGAAAAAAAACAGCAGATTAGAAAGACTTAAGAATGCAAAAGATAAGCTTGATAGATGTTCTGGCGTTTCAGATGGTGCTAGGCGTGAAACTTCTGCCTGTCCCTCTGCAGGTCCAAGTAACAGGGTGTCGCAAAAAGATTGTGCGGACTCCAGGAATAATTCTCTTCAAAATACAACTGGTAAATATCTACATGCAGACAGGTGCGTGTCTGGGACAAATGGTTTGTCAGGTCACTTAAAATCAGGTACTTCGGAGTACTCGACAGAGTTGGTTGCTACACCCAGTTGTTCATCGGGTTCGAATCAAAAACATGGTGTGAAGCGACCATCTTCGAGCATTGGTTGCACAACTGACCAATCTGGAGGTGTTCAGTCCAAAAACAATTGTGGATGTGATTTTGGGTCAGGAGATGATGGGACACATGATGTTGACAAAGGAGCTAAAACTTTACATAAAAGTGATGGAAAGAGAATGAAGTTGGATTCAGTTTTGGGGTCTGCGGACGACACTAGTGGAATTTTTGTCTCTGAATCAGAAGAGGAGGAGGTTCTTGTGATTTATGATTCTGGGTTGACAAGGtctgaaattgttgaaattgtgCAGGAGAAATTTGGGCAGGACATACAAATAGAGACTGGTTCTGACTCGGAGAAAGGGACAGATCGTACTGGTATTAAAATTCTGGATAAGATGCACGATCGGGTTCCAGAAAGTTCTGAAAATGTGTCAGATGACTCTGATTGCAAGGTTCTAACCTCCAATGGAATGGCCAAGCCAGTTTCATCTGTGTCAGATTCAGAGTTGGTTTGTGATTTAATCATTTCATCCAAAGGTGTGATAAAAAAGGCAGCTACACCTGGTAAGAAGTCTACGTCAGTGTCTCCTGATAGAACTCCATGTACCAGTGCTGTGTCGTCATCTGTTCCTAGTAGTTCTGGTGTGTGGGCATCGAAGGAAAATTACACTGAGGCATCATCAAGCAAGTGTACTAAAGTCTCATATGAGTCAAGTCAGTCTATTCAAGGTGGAAAGACTGAGAACCCCCTTGGAGAAAAGCCTTCAACTTCTGGGAAGAGCTCTAGTCAAGATAATGAGTGTTCGTCTACACGACAGACGATTGTCCAGAGTTGTAGAGGCCTGAAGCGTACGATAGAGGAGCTGGAGAGTAAGCGACCCCGTCCTGAGCAGTATGTTGCCTTAGATTGCGAGTTTGTTGGAGTTGGGGAAAAAGGTCGGAAGAGTGCTTTAG GACGTGCCAGCATTGTTAACTACTATGGGAAAGTTGTGTTAGATATCTACAGCTGCCCAGAAGAACCAATCACCGACTTCAGGACCCCTTGGAGTGGAATACATCCCTACCACATGAAGAATGCCGTGCCGTTTGAAAGTGCAAGGAGACGAATAAAACAGATTATCGAG GGAAAAATCATCATCGGTCATGCGATTCATAACGATCTTGAAGTCTTGAAAATAGCACCATCGCAGGAGAACATCAGAGATACAATAACGTCTGCCAAACTTAAGGAAATGATGGGGTCAAACGAGACAAAGTGTAGTCTTAAGAAGATGGCAAGAGCTTTGTTAG ATCGCTGGATCCAAAAAGGTAGTCACTGCTCCGTGGAAGATGCTCGAGCATCACTGGATCTGTTCAAGTTGATTGAGCAAGACTGGGATGGGCAGCTAAAGCAGACTAAGAGACGGAAGCGAGGAACATCTGAGACCGAGTCATATTTGGATGATGCTTACTGGCTGTTTGATTAA
- the LOC135496945 gene encoding DNA ligase 3-like → MYTLIRHAVTKIALAPYKEFPGARTSLTSAVLVKQSSGDKRLLPPKRRLIFPSKRGLTEQSLCLTTGKHYKGLPQIIFAKGLCITEDHDMADNKFCADYDKRGMASCKKCKQKLTKGQMRLGKVTVNPFSGDSGGDMKLWHHPQCLFDTFLRARATTKIIEEPSDLEGFNDLQDEDKQAIRDLIAAHEAKKGSPAKKKTPAKAKTTPAKTTPAKTTPIKSPDPKQTLLTPVKKAEFKSDSDDDGPSTSKAPIDPDAEKDNSFRQYRRICAEIAEESSYTGKTKILSEYLKRGSDGDGFKGDVYVLLKLLLPGSVKRVYNLNNKNLIKLFSSIFHVSYQEMLTDLEKGDVAETVKDFFEQSTKLPPSKKSTLSLQEVDAFLDDLATLTKDDEQTRALKHISKKSTANDLKMVVRLIKHDLRINAGAKHILEALDPNAYDAFQASRDLKDVVTRVQKNKDDAQGKFGLQKKLSVRASLMTPILPMLAEACKSISYAFKKCPNGMYSEIKYDGERVQVHKKGNVFNYYSRSLKTVLPHKVQHFKDYIPKAFPGGSDLILDAEVLLIDTKTSKPLPFGTLGKHKKEAFSDANVCLFIFDCIHFNGEDLMDKPIKTRRKFLRENMIEIPNRILFSEMKHITVPSDLNDMLVRVFREGLEGLVLKDVNGTYEPGKRHWLKVKKDYLSEGAMADTADLVVLGAYFGSGNKGGIMSVFLMGCYDPDNDCWKTVTKVSGGHDDKTLDRLQGELDMIKISKDYSKIPSHLKISKAAVPDFIIANPKKAQVWEITGAEFSKSDAHTADGISIRFPRVTKIRDDKGWEEATNLKQLKVLFKKSKECSDIPDAIGGHKGTPKKGGASASPSPSPSPSPSPSPYHTPIKRKADSSPERTPVKRSKQVCKYGANCYQTNPDHLANFDHPKKTTPESPAKKSKHLADVFTGLKIYLPESVEKYKELRRFIIAFDGELVEEFDISNATHIVADNGAKNGHDAADAIPSVTTDWLWCCIREKKMVPLTSS, encoded by the exons ATGTACACACTTATTAGGCACGCCGTCACCAAGATTGCCTTGGCCCCTTACAAGGAATTCCCTGGCGCAAGAACCTCATTGACAAGTGCAGTCCTAGTAAAGCAATCAAGTGGTGATAAAAGATTGTTACCTCCAAAACGAAGACTGATATTTCCTTCAAAGAGAGGCCTTACAGAACAAAGTCTTTGCCTTACAACAGGAAAACATTACAAAGGCCTACCACAGATAATTTTCGCAAAGGGACTTTGTATAACCGAAGACCACGACATGGCGGATAATAAATTTTGCGCAGATTATGATAAAAGAGGAATGGCGTCCTGTAAAAAATGCAAACAGAAACTTACAAAGGGTCAGATGCGATTAGGAAAAGTGACGGTTAATCCATTCAGTGGCGATAGCGGCGGTGATATGAAACTCTGGCACCATCCTCAGTGTCTGTTCGACACGTTCCTTCGCGCTCGTGCCACGACCAAGATCATCGAGGAACCGAGTGATCTTGAGGGCTTTAACGATCTACAAGACGAAGATAAGCAGGCTATTAGAGATCTAATTGCAG CTCATGAAGCAAAGAAGGGTTCGCCTGCCAAGAAGAAAACTCCAGCAAAGGCAAAAACTACCCCTGCAAAGACTACCCCTGCAAAGACCACCCCAATCAAGTCGCCAGATCCGAAACAGACTCTGCTCACACCTGTCAAGAAGGCCGAATTCAAAagtgattctgatgatgatg GTCCAAGCACCTCCAAAGCACCAATTGACCCTGATGCAGAGAAAGACAACTCGTTTCGGCAGTACAGACGCATTTGTGCGGAAATTGCCGAGGAGAGCAGTTACACTGGGAAGACCAAGATCCTCTCGGAATATCTCAAAAGAGGCAGTGATGGGG ATGGTTTTAAAGGTGATGTGTATGTGCTGCTGAAGTTATTGCTGCCAGGATCCGTCAAGAGGGTTTATAACTTGAATAATAAGAATTTGATCAAGCTTTTTAGTTCG ATATTCCATGTGAGCTACCAGGAAATGCTAACAGACCTAGAGAAGGGAGATGTTGCTGAAACAGTCAAGGACTTCTTCGAACAGAGTACCAAACTTCCCCCAAGCAAGAAGAGCACTTTATCATTACAAGAAGTCGATGCGTTCCTGGACGACCTAGCCACGTTGACAAAAGATGACGAACAGACCCGGGCTCTAAAGCACATTTCTAAGAAATCGACAGCCAACGACTTAAAGATGGTTGTACGGCTTATCAAGCATGATCTCAGGATTAATGCTGGAGCGAAACATAT CCTCGAAGCCCTTGATCCAAATGCTTACGACGCATTCCAAGCATCTCGTGATCTCAAAGATGTCGTGACAAGAGTCCAGAAGAATAAAGATGATGCCCAGGGAAAATTTGGCCTGCAGAAAAAGCTGAGCGTTAGGGCGTCGCTGATGACACCTATTCTGCCCATGTTG GCAGAGGCATGCAAGTCCATCAGTTACGCCTTTAAAAAGTGTCCTAACGGCATGTATTCAGAGATCAAGTACGACGGAGAAAGGGTCCAGGTCCACAAGAAAGGCAACGTCTTCAACTACTACAGCAGGAGCTTGAAGACCGTCCTACCTCACAAGGTCCAGCACTTCAAGGACTACATCCCCAAGGCATTCCCGGGAGGCAGTGATTTGATTCTCGATGCTGAAGTCTTGCTGATTGATACCAAGACTAGCAAACCTTTACCGTTTGGTACACTCGGAAAACATAAG AAAGAGGCTTTCAGTGATGCCAATGTCTGCCTGTTCATATTTGACTGCATCCATTTCAATGGCGAAGACCTCATGGACAA GCCCATAAAAACCAGGAGGAAATTTCTTCGTGAGAACATGATCGAAATTCCCAACAGAATCTTGTTCTCGGAGATGAAACACATAACG gtgCCCTCTGATCTCAATGACATGCTTGTGCGAGTCTTCCGTGAAGGTCTCGAAGGATTGGTCCTCAAAGATGTAAAT GGCACCTACGAACCTGGTAAACGACATTGGTTGAAGGTGAAGAAGGACTACCTCTCTGAAGGAGCCATGGCGGACACTGCTGACCTGGTTGTGCTTGGCGCTTACTTCGGCTCGGGAAACAAAG GTGGTATTATGTCGGTATTCCTGATGGGTTGTTATGACCCAGATAACGACTGCTGGAAGACTGTCACAAAGGTCTCGGGTGGACACGATGACAAAACGTTAGACCGATTACAGGGAGAGTTGgacatgatcaaaatcagcaAAGATTATTCCAAGATTCCAAGCCATCTGAAGATATCGAAGGCAGCCGTTCCAGATTTTATCATAGCCAATCCTAAG AAAGCCCAAGTGTGGGAGATCACAGGGGCCGAGTTCAGCAAGTCTGACGCACATACAGCTGACGGCATCTCAATCAGATTTCCAAGGGTCACAAAAATCAGGGACGATAAGGGCTGGGAGGAAGCTACGAACTTAAAACAACTGAAG gttttgttcaaaaagtcCAAAGAGTGCTCAGACATACCAGATGCCATAGGAGGTCACAAAGGCACGCCCAAGAAGGGGGGTGCATCAGCATCCCCATCACCGTCACCATCGCCTTCTCCATCGCCATCCCCATACCACACCCCCATCAAGAGGAAAGCAGATTCTTCCCCTGAGCGGACACCAGTCAAAAGG TCAAAGCAAGTGTGTAAATATGGAGCTAACTGTTACCAGACCAACCCAGATCACCTTGCAAACTTTGACCACCCCAAGAAGACCACACCAGAGTCACCTGCCAAGAAATCTAAG CATCTTGCAGACGTATTCACTGGACTGAAAATCTACCTACCAGAGTCCGTCGAAAAATACAAGGAACTCCGACGATTTATTATTGCGTTTGACGGAGAACTCGTAGAAGAGTTCGATATTTCAAATGCGACCCATATCGTGGCTGATAACGGTGCAAAGAATGGACATGATGCGGCCGATGCCATTCCAAGTGTCACGACAGACTGGCTGTGGTGTTGTATTCGTGAAAAGAAAATGGTTCCTCTGACCAGTAgttaa